One genomic segment of Gorilla gorilla gorilla isolate KB3781 chromosome 23, NHGRI_mGorGor1-v2.1_pri, whole genome shotgun sequence includes these proteins:
- the TPST2 gene encoding protein-tyrosine sulfotransferase 2, whose product MRLSVRRVLLAAGCALVLVLAVQLGQQVLECRAVLAGLRSHRGAMRPEQEELVMVGTNHVEYRYGKAMPLIFVGGVPRSGTTLMRAMLDAHPEVRCGEETRIIPRVLAMRQAWSKSGREKLRLDEAGVTDEVLDAAMQAFILEVIAKHGEPARVLCNKDPFTLKSSVYLSRLFPNSKFLLMVRDGRASVHSMITRKVTIAGFDLSSYRDCLTKWNKAIEVMYAQCMEVGKEKCLPVYYEQLVLHPRRSLKLILDFLGIAWSDAVLHHEDLIGKPGGVSLSKIERSTDQVIKPVNLEALSKWIGHIPGDVVRDMAQIAPMLAQLGYDPYANPPNYGNPDPFVINNTQRVLKGDYKTPANLKGYFQVNQNSTSSHLGSS is encoded by the exons ATGCGCCTGTCGGTGCGGAGGGTGCTGCTGGCAGCCGGCTGCGCCCTGGTCCTGGTGCTGGCGGTTCAGCTGGGACAGCAGGTGCTAGAGTGCCGGGCGGTGCTGGCGGGCCTGCGGAGCCACCGGGGGGCCATGCGGCCGGAGCAGGAGGAGCTGGTGATGGTGGGCACCAACCACGTGGAATACCGCTACGGCAAGGCCATGCCGCTCATCTTCGTGGGTGGCGTGCCTCGCAGTGGCACCACGTTGATGCGCGCCATGCTGGATGCCCACCCCGAGGTGCGCTGCGGCGAGGAGACCCGCATCATCCCGCGCGTGCTGGCCATGCGCCAGGCCTGGTCCAAGTCTGGCCGTGAGAAGCTGCGGCTGGACGAGGCGGGGGTGACGGATGAAGTGCTGGACGCCGCCATGCAGGCCTTCATCCTGGAGGTGATTGCCAAGCACGGAGAGCCGGCCCGCGTGCTCTGCAACAAGGACCCATTTACGCTCAAGTCCTCGGTGTACCTGTCGCGCCTGTTCCCCAACTCCAAGTTCCTGCTGATGGTGCGGGACGGCCGGGCCTCCGTGCACTCCATGATCACGCGCAAAGTCACCATCGCGGGCTTTGACCTCAGCAGCTACCGTGACTGCCTCACCAAGTGGAACAAGGCCATCGAGGTGATGTACGCCCAGTGCATGGAGGTGGGCAAGGAGAAGTGCCTGCCTGTGTACTACGAGCAGCTGGTGCTGCACCCCAGGCGCTCACTCAAGCTCATCCTCGACTTCCTCGGCATCGCCTGGAGCGACGCTGTCCTCCACCACGAAGACCTCATTGGCAAGCCCGGTGGTGTCTCCCTGTCCAA GATCGAGCGGTCCACGGACCAGGTCATCAAGCCTGTTAACCTGGAAGCACTCTCCAAGTGGATTGGCCACATCCCTGGGGATGTGGTGCGGGACATGGCCCAGATCGCCCCCATGCTGGCTCAGCTCGGCTATGACCCTTATGCAAACCCCCCCAACTATGGCAACCCTGACCCCTTCGTCATCAACAACACACAGCGG